A region of the Gigantopelta aegis isolate Gae_Host chromosome 11, Gae_host_genome, whole genome shotgun sequence genome:
acaaagtttaatattatttcactttgtatatattaaacaaaggcctacacctatgttgtaatctgacgttttaagcctttattacagaatgggcattttttttattacaaaatgggcacctatttattattacaaaatgggtccgattttattacaaaatgggtacctacgtttattacagaatgggtcgttttttattacaaaatgggtacatattacaaaatgggtcgttttttattacaaaatgggtacatattacaaaatgggtcgtttattacaaaatgggcctcaacaaacgacaccccagcacaaaaaatacacatcggctattgggtgaatactaactgtaaatataatggAATCTGTAAATAcatgatgcacagtcggtccaGGATCCCCactccccattgggctatttctcgttccagccaatgcaccacgacttgtatatcaaaggctttggtatgtgctatcctgtccgtgggatggtgcacataaaagaccccttgctactaatggaaaaatgtagtgggtttcctctctaagactatatgttgaaattaccaaatgtttgacatccaatagccgatgattaacaaatcaatgtgctctagtggtgtcgttaaacaaaacaaactatctttttttttacggtAACATCGATACTCGACAAGGATGTATACTGAGTCCACAACTGTTCATTATTTGTAGTAACAGGCttgtaaacattttaacttCTCTTgcctgtttattttttttatcagtatatCGGTCTGTTTTGTCTGTTTCTTGAACTGCGCATCCATTTGACCCTCTCTGCCTATACGTTCGTTCAATATTTTCGTCCGGCCGAATTACCGTGTGCGTGACCTTCAAGTTAATCTCAGATTGGTTTTCTTCTAGCTTTGTCCTCACGGCCATGTTTCGACGGTAACATTCAGGACGATTCCTATCTATTGTTTACCACCGTCTCAAGTTACTAAGTGTGTCTTCGCCTTTACCTCCAGATTACCAGGTGCGTTAATCAGCGAGACACCCATCATATGTGTTGTCCAGAAAACACGACGTTCAGAAGAGCGGCAGAGATCAGTCTTTCTGAGGTCTATCTCGCCCTCTGTTATTACACCTGACAGGTACACCAGGTGAGGGGGAGTCAGATATAGTGACAAggtaaaatgggtttttttttctagaCTTGTTGACTAGACGTAAATGATACTCAGGAAAGCTTTTGGATGGCACAACACGATGTTTACTAAACGAGCATTGTTTTCTAAGCATCCATCACCGGTATTTAGTCACCTTCGGCTGTCAGTGGAACTCAAAAGGGTAAACAGTCAGTAGCGCAACCAATAATTCGTTTGGGGGTGGGAGGGagtgtattttaaatacattttatttagctcagtcggttgagtgctcacgtgaggtgcttgagtcgtaggatcgaaccaccttggtggatccattcaattgactgcgtcttttctcgttccaaccagtgcaccacaactgttcaaaggccctggtatgtgctgtcctatctgtgggaaagttcatataaaagatcccttgctgcattaggataaatgtagcgggtttcctctgttgactacatgGTCATTTCCCCCCTGGTACATATCCCCCCTGGTAAATTCTCCCCTTCAATACTTAAATTGACAGTTTTAACAGACACTAAAATAGTTCCCCTCCACCCCTTTAAAATCGTGCCAGAACTTTTCTTCCAGTTATATACCATCCATGCACTCTGTGGATCACAGTCTATTCCTTGTGTCTACGGACTTCTACCCAAAAAAAGTCAAGTAACGTACATGTCATTTCTTCAGAAACTCAAAGAAGCAGATGCAActcttaatccagataccgtaACAACAGattatgaagtggcaacaatcAATGCGCTGCAAGAAGTTTTTCCTGACACCCATGTACATGGCTGTTTGTACCATTTATCCCAGTGTGTGTACCGCAGAGTTCAGGCAAATGGACTACAAGAAAGTTACACAACAGATAATGAGCTGTCTTTACAGATTAGGATGATTCCTGCATTGGCATTTGTGCCAGTTGCCGGTGTACCTGCCACATTTGAACTTATACAAGAAGATCTCCCAGAGGAACTGCAGCCAATTCTTGATTACTTTGAAGATACATTTATTGGTCGAGCTAGACGCCGTGGTAGGAGAGAACCAAGATTTCAACATTCCATGTGGAACTGCCATGGAGCATATCACCCAAACATCTGGGTGTTCCTTGATGTTTTAAAGAAGGAGCAGTCCCAGACAGAAGTAGCCATGACACAGGCACTGGCCGGCGAAGATGGACCACCACAACGCCGCCAGTACAGGGATGTCACCAAACGACTAGAGAATCTCGTCAATGATTATGACAACAGAGGTGTGTTGCTTTTCTTACGTGGAATTGCCCACAATCTGCAGATGTAATCCCACTGttcagttaaataaaatacaattttgatcACTAATAGTATTAGTAATTCTTTATAATAGGGGGAAATGACTGGGGGGAAATGACCTAGGGTGGGAAATACCAGGGGGGAAATGACCGGGGGGAAtgtaccggggggggggggaatgaccGGGGGGGGATGCCCTGGTATGGctacagtggtgtcgttaaacaaaataaactttaacttttcacgtaagatgttattgtttttgtcctATTCTGTCATTCGCAAAAACCAGTTTATATTAGTCAGAAACCTGCAGGTGTACCCATGGCGTGTTCATAAGTTCGAGCGATAAAATGTTTTCGACTGGTACTATCGTCTATCATATCACATAACATTCATCTAACGTTGGGGCGGGAAGCAGAATGAAAGCGTCCGTCGTTTAGTGGTTCATTTGAAGGACATTTATCTAGAAATGGTTAAAGATTGTGAACAATATGTAAACTGGGCTACACTTGTCAAACAACTTCTTGACAACGTTGGCATGTCATATGGCTGGATATGTTAGGATGTCAGTAATGAAGCAATATTTATCACAATtcgtttaaaggcatattgtcacagaccactgacctattta
Encoded here:
- the LOC121385139 gene encoding uncharacterized protein LOC121385139 is translated as MSFLQKLKEADATLNPDTVTTDYEVATINALQEVFPDTHVHGCLYHLSQCVYRRVQANGLQESYTTDNELSLQIRMIPALAFVPVAGVPATFELIQEDLPEELQPILDYFEDTFIGRARRRGRREPRFQHSMWNCHGAYHPNIWVFLDVLKKEQSQTEVAMTQALAGEDGPPQRRQYRDVTKRLENLVNDYDNRGVLLFLRGIAHNLQM